One genomic region from Chlamydia poikilotherma encodes:
- the ligA gene encoding NAD-dependent DNA ligase LigA, producing the protein MQSMYSREQYLSLCKDIEEDDYRYYVLHNPIISDYDYDMKMQKLLAIEAQYPEWKVLWSPSMRLGDRASGSFPVITHSHPMLSIANAYTLEELNDFFSRVEKALGYNPSYTLELKIDGIAVAIRYEQGILVQALSRGNGRKGEDITANIRTIRSLPLRLPKEAPEFLEVRGEVFFTREIFEQINAAQRQAEKPEFANPRNAAGGTLKLLSAKEAAQRNLEISVYGSLCNENTESHYDNLALCEAWGFPVFGQPRKCKTIDEVVKSLDEVEVFRDQLPMEIDGVVIKVDSIEAQKTLGMTAKHYRWALAYKYAPEQGETILEDILIQVGRTGVLTPVAKLRPVFLSGSRVSRASLYNEEEIERKDIRIGDTVYVEKGGEIIPKVVGVCLEKRPEGSQPWMMPEYCPVCHGKVTRESDKVSVRCVNPSCSAGAIEKIRFFVGRGALDIDRLGEKVITKLFDLGIIHRCCDIFQITEEDLLQVPGFKDKSVKNVLKSIEKAKRVPLDRFIAALGIPYVGIGGAAALAHHFFTLEAVMGASLEELKAIEGIGDKVAESIVAYFSQQGNIEEIQKMLSLGVNVLSYHKESSSCLGKTFVITGTLEKMTRSEAEASVRKCGGKVSSSVSRGTDYLVVGEDPGSKLTKARELKISILTESDLLKILYPS; encoded by the coding sequence ATGCAAAGTATGTATTCCAGGGAACAGTATTTATCTCTGTGTAAAGATATCGAAGAAGATGATTATCGCTATTATGTTCTTCATAATCCCATAATTTCAGATTATGATTATGATATGAAAATGCAGAAGCTTCTTGCTATAGAAGCTCAGTATCCCGAATGGAAGGTATTATGGTCTCCATCTATGCGGCTTGGAGATCGTGCCTCGGGAAGTTTCCCTGTCATTACGCATTCTCATCCCATGCTCTCTATTGCTAATGCCTATACTCTCGAAGAACTTAATGATTTCTTTTCTCGTGTAGAGAAAGCCCTAGGGTATAATCCCTCATACACTCTTGAGCTGAAAATTGATGGTATTGCTGTGGCTATCCGTTATGAGCAGGGAATTCTTGTTCAAGCTTTAAGTCGTGGAAATGGTCGTAAGGGAGAAGATATTACAGCAAATATTCGTACAATACGCTCTCTTCCTCTCCGCTTGCCAAAAGAGGCCCCAGAGTTTCTTGAAGTTCGTGGTGAGGTATTCTTCACACGAGAGATTTTTGAGCAGATAAACGCCGCGCAAAGACAAGCTGAAAAGCCAGAGTTTGCTAACCCTAGAAATGCTGCTGGAGGTACATTAAAGCTTTTATCTGCTAAAGAAGCGGCACAAAGAAATCTGGAGATCTCTGTTTATGGATCCCTGTGTAATGAGAATACAGAATCGCATTATGATAATCTTGCGCTATGTGAGGCATGGGGATTTCCTGTATTTGGACAGCCACGAAAGTGTAAAACTATAGATGAAGTAGTGAAATCTCTTGATGAAGTGGAAGTTTTTCGTGATCAGCTTCCTATGGAAATTGATGGTGTTGTGATTAAAGTGGACAGTATCGAGGCTCAGAAAACCTTGGGAATGACAGCAAAACATTATCGCTGGGCCTTGGCTTATAAGTATGCTCCAGAACAGGGAGAGACGATTTTAGAAGATATCTTAATTCAAGTGGGTAGGACCGGAGTTTTAACTCCTGTGGCTAAGCTGCGACCAGTATTTTTATCAGGATCAAGAGTTTCACGAGCTTCTTTGTATAATGAAGAAGAAATCGAGAGGAAAGATATCCGTATAGGCGATACTGTATATGTAGAAAAAGGCGGAGAAATCATCCCTAAAGTTGTTGGCGTATGTTTAGAGAAACGCCCTGAGGGTAGCCAACCTTGGATGATGCCAGAATATTGCCCGGTATGTCATGGAAAGGTAACTCGTGAATCTGATAAGGTTTCTGTTCGTTGTGTTAATCCTTCGTGTTCTGCAGGAGCTATAGAGAAAATTCGTTTTTTTGTTGGAAGAGGAGCTCTAGATATTGATCGTCTCGGGGAAAAAGTAATCACAAAGCTCTTTGATCTCGGAATAATTCATAGATGTTGTGATATTTTCCAAATTACCGAAGAAGATCTCCTTCAGGTACCGGGATTCAAAGACAAATCTGTGAAGAATGTTCTTAAGAGCATAGAGAAGGCTAAGAGGGTTCCTCTAGATCGCTTTATTGCGGCCTTAGGAATCCCCTATGTTGGTATTGGAGGAGCCGCCGCTCTTGCTCATCATTTTTTTACTTTAGAAGCTGTGATGGGTGCTTCTTTAGAGGAGCTAAAAGCTATTGAAGGGATCGGAGATAAGGTTGCTGAGTCTATAGTTGCCTACTTTAGTCAACAAGGCAATATTGAGGAGATTCAAAAAATGCTTTCCCTAGGGGTAAATGTCTTATCGTATCATAAGGAAAGTTCATCATGTTTAGGGAAAACCTTTGTTATCACAGGTACTCTTGAAAAAATGACAAGATCTGAAGCTGAGGCCTCTGTTCGTAAGTGTGGAGGTAAGGTAAGTTCTTCAGTTTCTAGAGGCACAGATTATCTTGTTGTTGGGGAGGACCCAGGGTCTAAATTGACAAAGGCTCGGGAGCTTAAGATCTCTATTTTAACCGAGAGTGATTTGTTAAAAATCCTTTACCCTAGCTAA
- a CDS encoding SUMF1/EgtB/PvdO family nonheme iron enzyme — MDGEQDIGVEFLGDYKILCYLRKGLWCQDILAEHRFIKKRYILKLLHSELSSSQTFMNAFHEAIIKLATVRHPGIISIENVSQSDGQYFLVTEEKEVPTLSLTQYLSSCPQGLSELEVQDLASQLGEILDYAHSNGLIHGGLSLDSVHIDLLGQSPKIFLPELGFSFLLKDQYTQYLLTVSSEKSSFDKLKQRLLFQAPESALGTVAEDVYAFGVIIYFLLFRQLPQGVFPLSSEAFPDYIYDWDRLIQSCLSYTADKRPKKLAPLLVKKTLGEQFLTAKTQCREDLREIKEEPQIPSVANILQEDENQIIEEVSDHLEFVLVEAKSIDEAMNTSVDSTEEIIREDESYSNALQSLLIREPVVSRYVEEEKEEVKPQPLFTEMVFIEGGEFTRGSREGQRDENPVHEIFLQSFFLDIHPVTNEQFVRYLECSGSEQDKYYNELIRLKDSRIQRRSGKLVIEPGYAKHPVVGVTWYGASGYASWVGKRLPTEAEWEIAAYGGVTQLRYPCGEEIDKSQANFFSSDTTAVMSYPANPYGLYDMAGNVYEWCEDWYGYDFYEISAQESHVPQGPPQGVYRVLRGGCWKSLKDDLRCAHRHRNNPGAVNSTYGFRCAKGVK, encoded by the coding sequence ATGGATGGCGAGCAAGATATAGGAGTTGAATTTTTAGGTGACTATAAGATTCTCTGTTATTTGCGAAAGGGCTTGTGGTGTCAAGATATTCTTGCCGAGCATCGTTTTATAAAAAAACGGTACATTTTAAAATTACTTCATTCTGAGCTTTCCTCATCCCAAACATTTATGAATGCTTTTCATGAAGCTATTATTAAATTGGCAACAGTAAGGCATCCCGGGATTATCTCTATAGAAAATGTTTCGCAATCAGATGGTCAATATTTTTTAGTGACTGAAGAAAAAGAAGTTCCTACGCTTTCTTTGACGCAATATCTTTCCAGTTGTCCTCAAGGATTATCAGAACTAGAAGTCCAAGATCTCGCCAGTCAGCTTGGTGAAATTTTAGACTACGCTCATTCGAATGGGTTAATTCACGGTGGTTTAAGTTTAGATTCTGTACATATAGATCTTTTAGGACAATCCCCGAAGATATTTCTACCAGAATTAGGGTTCTCGTTTTTGCTTAAGGATCAATATACTCAGTATCTTTTAACAGTTTCTTCTGAGAAATCTTCTTTTGATAAGTTAAAGCAGAGACTTCTATTTCAAGCTCCAGAAAGTGCTTTAGGCACAGTCGCAGAAGATGTCTATGCATTTGGAGTGATTATATATTTTCTTTTATTCCGACAGCTTCCCCAGGGAGTATTTCCTTTATCTTCCGAAGCTTTTCCTGATTATATTTATGATTGGGACCGATTAATTCAGTCTTGTTTAAGTTATACAGCAGACAAAAGACCCAAGAAATTGGCTCCTTTACTTGTGAAAAAGACGTTGGGAGAGCAGTTCCTTACTGCAAAGACGCAATGTAGAGAAGATTTAAGAGAGATAAAAGAAGAACCTCAAATTCCGAGTGTGGCAAATATTTTGCAGGAAGATGAGAATCAAATAATTGAAGAAGTTTCTGATCATTTGGAATTTGTCCTTGTAGAAGCAAAATCTATAGACGAAGCTATGAATACTTCTGTAGATTCTACAGAAGAGATTATTAGGGAAGATGAAAGTTATTCTAATGCTCTACAGTCATTATTAATACGGGAACCTGTTGTCAGCCGTTATGTAGAAGAAGAAAAAGAAGAAGTAAAGCCTCAGCCTTTATTTACAGAAATGGTATTCATCGAAGGTGGGGAATTCACACGGGGAAGTCGCGAAGGACAACGCGATGAAAATCCTGTACATGAGATTTTTTTACAGAGCTTTTTCTTAGATATTCATCCTGTCACGAATGAGCAATTTGTTCGTTACTTAGAATGTTCCGGGAGCGAACAAGATAAATACTATAACGAGCTTATTCGTCTTAAAGATTCACGAATACAACGTCGTTCTGGCAAGCTTGTCATAGAACCTGGTTATGCTAAACATCCTGTTGTTGGTGTTACATGGTACGGAGCTTCGGGTTATGCCTCCTGGGTGGGGAAACGACTTCCTACGGAAGCTGAATGGGAAATCGCTGCTTATGGAGGGGTGACTCAGCTGCGTTATCCTTGTGGCGAAGAAATAGATAAAAGTCAGGCAAACTTCTTTAGCTCGGACACAACGGCAGTAATGAGCTATCCTGCGAATCCTTATGGATTGTACGATATGGCAGGGAATGTATATGAATGGTGTGAAGATTGGTATGGCTATGACTTCTATGAAATCTCTGCTCAAGAATCACATGTTCCTCAAGGCCCTCCCCAAGGTGTTTATCGCGTATTGAGAGGTGGATGTTGGAAGAGCTTAAAGGACGATCTTCGTTGTGCTCATCGTCATCGCAATAATCCTGGAGCGGTAAATAGTACCTACGGTTTCCGCTGTGCAAAAGGAGTTAAGTAA
- a CDS encoding transglutaminase family protein, whose amino-acid sequence MMPRLLCGFLVFVVCIEGFGAKIFCEGIASSKNQYDDFWNLDPYCLESLCAYFITHGDNQSRQRLANFFPELTTDELTTLSNCILLSKNPDYVFSPEDVLVMKKLSLSGVIFLCNSDDNSLPEKDLARALVLAEFPGEEGIRKAEHYTRYLDILALRAYIERQRYLDKEHCALGSEAYHRATIEALNTILFYEEGIRYPSKNEMFSDEFSFLSSVADRKFGVCLGVSSLYLSLSQRLELPLESVTPPGHIYLRYRGGKINIETTAGGRHLPTEQYCECLNIDELKVRSAKDLIGLTFINQGSFALQKQQYHEADLAYEKAKEYIDDDELQELLGVVKILKGQKKAGEILLKGSSQAQSMGSVAYDYLQGNIDKATLKLLFTHPGSTYDEIISYQEALKKAIQRSPKCCESRRRLASVLMHLGKTAEGVALLEQCAKESADDIALHLKLSKVLCDRHDYEKAQKYFLIATKILEDKGLRYEDEKSFTLYHEIRKKMFLIAP is encoded by the coding sequence ATGATGCCAAGGCTGCTTTGTGGTTTTCTTGTATTTGTTGTTTGTATAGAAGGGTTTGGAGCAAAGATATTTTGTGAAGGGATAGCTAGTTCAAAAAATCAATACGACGACTTTTGGAATCTTGATCCTTATTGTTTGGAGAGTTTATGTGCGTATTTTATAACACACGGCGATAATCAAAGTAGACAGAGACTAGCGAATTTTTTCCCTGAGTTGACCACTGATGAGTTGACCACTCTATCTAATTGCATTTTATTATCTAAAAATCCTGATTATGTTTTTTCACCTGAAGATGTTTTAGTTATGAAAAAACTGTCGCTTTCAGGAGTCATCTTTTTATGTAATTCTGATGATAATAGTCTTCCTGAAAAAGATCTCGCCAGAGCTTTAGTGCTTGCTGAATTTCCTGGAGAAGAGGGAATACGTAAGGCAGAGCATTACACCCGTTATTTAGATATTCTGGCATTACGTGCATATATTGAACGTCAAAGATACCTGGATAAGGAACATTGTGCTTTAGGATCAGAAGCCTATCATAGGGCGACGATAGAAGCTTTGAATACGATTCTTTTTTATGAAGAAGGGATTCGTTATCCATCAAAAAATGAAATGTTTTCTGATGAATTTTCTTTCCTCTCTTCAGTTGCGGATAGAAAATTTGGAGTCTGCTTAGGTGTCTCTTCCTTATATTTGTCCCTGTCTCAACGCTTGGAACTTCCTTTGGAATCAGTCACGCCTCCAGGTCACATCTACTTGAGATACCGTGGAGGAAAAATCAATATCGAAACTACTGCTGGAGGAAGACATCTCCCTACGGAGCAATACTGCGAATGTTTGAATATCGATGAATTAAAGGTGCGCTCCGCGAAAGATTTGATAGGGTTAACATTTATCAACCAGGGGTCTTTTGCTTTGCAAAAGCAACAGTATCATGAAGCTGATCTCGCTTATGAAAAAGCTAAAGAGTATATAGATGACGATGAACTTCAAGAACTTCTGGGCGTTGTAAAAATCCTAAAAGGCCAGAAAAAGGCAGGCGAGATCCTTCTTAAGGGTTCTTCTCAAGCGCAATCTATGGGATCGGTAGCTTATGATTACTTGCAGGGGAATATCGATAAGGCAACCTTAAAACTTTTGTTTACTCATCCTGGATCTACCTATGATGAGATAATTTCCTATCAAGAAGCGTTAAAGAAAGCTATACAGCGTTCTCCGAAATGTTGCGAATCTCGTCGTAGACTTGCTTCTGTGTTAATGCATCTTGGAAAAACGGCCGAAGGCGTGGCTCTTTTAGAGCAATGTGCTAAAGAGTCCGCGGATGATATCGCTTTACATCTGAAATTATCCAAGGTTCTTTGTGACCGTCATGATTATGAAAAAGCTCAAAAATATTTTTTAATAGCAACAAAGATTCTGGAGGATAAAGGGCTACGGTATGAGGATGAAAAATCCTTCACTCTGTACCATGAAATTCGTAAAAAAATGTTTTTAATAGCGCCTTAA
- a CDS encoding autotransporter domain-containing protein — MKHPVYWFLISSGLIASTSLSLAQAVTEVLNSSDSYDGNGTFTPKTTTHTTSTTYSCEGNVCIANAGDGTALSSSCFTQSAGDLIFVGNGYSLCFDHINAGNNPAAVNVSAANKTLSVTGFSIFSCSFCPPGITGQGAIKSTGTTTFDNDSKLLFQKNCSTENGGAITCKGFNLKNTSNSAEFTNNLSQKHGGAVYSNATTTISNNNLVTFIGNTTTGTSDSSGGAIYCSDTTTPPDLKLEGNQQLVFSENSSKVSGGAIYANKLTINSGGLTKFSNNSVTHASAPKGGAICLADTNSECSLTADLGNIIFDGNKIITTTGTASTKRNAIDLGTGGKFMKLDAKEGFGIFFYDPIANNGDTASTIEINKTAGTTTYSGQIVFSGEKLTDEERKVADNLKSTFKQAVKIGSGSLVLKDGTTVEAKSLEQTGGSVVMDLGTTLKASSTGGEDITLTNLVINTASLGGGGGTLSPAQISADATNKSVTIQSINLVDSNGNGYEYPIFSTTQPFSAIEAKANGTGTATIPTTNLTNYVPPAHYGYQGNWTTTWQQGGTAATQTATLNWKQTGYNPNPERQGPLVPNTLWGAFSDVRAMQNLMNISVDGANYQRGFWVAGLANFLHKSGTETKRKFRHNSAGYLLGAFAQTPSEDIFSAAFCQLFGKDKDYLVAKNSSNIYAGSIYYQHTSFWSAWDKLLQNTIGAQAPLVLNAQLTYSHASNDMKTNMTTTYAPPNVVYPEIKGDWGNDCFGVELGAVVPIDSQYSSLFDMYAPFLKLQLVHAHQEDFKENNSSEGRYFESSNLMNLSMPIGVKFERFSANDSASYNLILAYSPDIARSNPDCTTSLLVSPTTAVWTTKASNLARQAFLVRAGNYLSFSQNFEVFSQFSFELRGSSKTYNIDLGSKIQF; from the coding sequence ATGAAACATCCAGTTTACTGGTTCTTAATATCTTCGGGGTTAATAGCCTCGACCTCATTGAGCTTGGCGCAAGCAGTAACCGAGGTTCTTAACTCCTCTGATAGTTATGACGGCAATGGAACATTCACTCCCAAAACAACAACACATACCACGAGTACAACTTATTCATGCGAAGGCAATGTTTGTATCGCTAATGCTGGGGATGGAACAGCCTTATCGAGTAGTTGTTTTACTCAAAGTGCTGGAGACCTCATCTTTGTCGGAAATGGATATTCTTTATGTTTTGATCATATCAATGCGGGAAATAATCCGGCAGCCGTTAACGTAAGTGCAGCCAATAAAACTCTTTCTGTAACAGGATTTTCTATATTTTCATGTTCTTTTTGCCCACCAGGGATAACTGGACAAGGAGCTATTAAATCTACAGGAACTACAACCTTCGACAACGACTCGAAACTTCTTTTTCAGAAAAATTGCTCAACAGAAAATGGTGGAGCCATTACTTGTAAAGGTTTTAATCTGAAAAACACTTCTAATTCCGCAGAATTCACCAATAACTTATCTCAAAAACATGGTGGGGCAGTCTATTCTAATGCCACTACCACTATTTCTAATAATAACCTTGTAACATTCATCGGGAATACTACTACAGGAACATCCGACTCATCTGGTGGAGCTATCTACTGTAGTGACACTACAACTCCTCCTGATTTAAAATTAGAAGGAAACCAACAGCTAGTCTTCTCAGAAAATTCATCTAAAGTCAGTGGCGGGGCTATTTACGCTAATAAACTTACCATCAATTCTGGCGGTCTCACTAAATTTTCTAATAACTCTGTGACTCATGCTAGCGCACCAAAAGGTGGGGCTATATGTTTAGCGGATACAAATAGTGAATGCAGCTTAACCGCAGATCTCGGAAACATTATCTTTGATGGAAATAAAATAATAACAACAACGGGCACCGCGTCAACGAAAAGGAATGCCATAGATCTAGGTACCGGGGGAAAATTTATGAAATTAGATGCCAAAGAAGGTTTTGGTATTTTTTTCTATGACCCGATTGCCAATAACGGAGATACTGCTTCTACTATAGAAATTAACAAAACTGCTGGAACGACAACTTACTCAGGTCAAATTGTCTTTTCTGGAGAAAAGCTAACAGACGAAGAAAGAAAAGTAGCTGACAACCTAAAATCCACTTTCAAACAAGCTGTTAAAATAGGGTCTGGGTCTCTTGTCCTTAAAGATGGGACAACAGTAGAAGCAAAATCCTTAGAACAAACAGGTGGTTCTGTGGTAATGGATTTAGGCACAACTCTAAAAGCCTCATCAACCGGTGGTGAAGACATCACTTTAACAAATCTCGTGATCAACACCGCCTCATTGGGGGGGGGGGGGGGTACCCTTTCACCAGCGCAAATCTCAGCTGACGCAACCAACAAAAGTGTTACAATCCAATCTATTAATCTAGTCGATTCTAACGGAAACGGCTACGAATATCCTATTTTCTCTACAACACAACCTTTCTCAGCAATAGAAGCTAAAGCTAACGGCACTGGAACAGCCACAATACCGACTACTAATTTAACTAACTATGTCCCACCCGCTCATTATGGCTATCAAGGCAATTGGACAACAACTTGGCAACAAGGGGGCACCGCCGCCACACAAACAGCTACTCTAAATTGGAAACAAACCGGCTATAACCCCAATCCAGAACGTCAAGGACCTTTAGTCCCTAACACATTATGGGGAGCCTTCTCCGACGTACGGGCTATGCAAAACCTTATGAATATTAGCGTCGATGGCGCCAATTATCAACGCGGCTTCTGGGTAGCAGGATTAGCGAACTTCTTACACAAAAGTGGAACAGAAACAAAACGGAAGTTCCGTCACAATAGTGCTGGGTATCTCTTAGGAGCCTTCGCTCAAACCCCTTCTGAAGATATCTTCTCTGCCGCTTTCTGCCAACTCTTTGGTAAAGACAAGGACTACCTTGTTGCAAAAAACTCTTCTAACATCTACGCAGGCTCTATCTACTATCAGCATACCTCCTTCTGGAGCGCTTGGGATAAACTGCTACAAAACACTATCGGTGCGCAAGCTCCTTTAGTCCTTAATGCACAACTCACCTACAGTCATGCTTCAAATGATATGAAGACAAATATGACTACAACATATGCTCCTCCAAATGTCGTCTACCCAGAGATCAAGGGTGATTGGGGTAACGATTGCTTCGGAGTAGAACTCGGCGCTGTTGTGCCTATCGATTCTCAATACTCTTCCTTATTTGATATGTATGCGCCTTTCTTGAAGCTTCAGCTTGTCCATGCTCACCAAGAAGACTTTAAAGAAAACAATAGCTCTGAAGGAAGATACTTTGAGAGCAGTAACCTTATGAATCTCTCCATGCCTATTGGAGTCAAATTCGAAAGATTCTCTGCAAACGATAGCGCTTCTTACAACCTAATTCTGGCTTACTCACCAGATATCGCAAGAAGCAATCCTGATTGTACAACCTCTCTGTTAGTTAGCCCTACCACAGCCGTCTGGACAACTAAAGCTTCAAACCTAGCTCGACAAGCCTTCTTAGTCCGCGCAGGAAATTACCTCTCCTTCAGCCAAAACTTTGAAGTCTTCAGTCAGT